The genomic region TTATAAGACAGAGTTAGCTGAGGTGGCATCACCATATGCACTGTCAGCCCCTGGACATGGAGCTCTGTACACATGGAGGTGAGAGTCagcttggcagcaaagggcagccacctgcagtggcacctatggagctgggagttaagggctctgctcaagggcccagagacatgtggctattctgccaaagccaggcttgatggagcaaccttccgatcttccgaggcttagcccactctgCCACATATTAGGATCTGTGTGGACCTAACAAGACTCAATGGAAGTGTCTGCTGAAAGAGGCACATACTCCCAGCTGTGGATGACACACTTGCCAAATTGGACGGAGCAGTAGTGATCTCCAAACCGGATGCCTGATCGGGATTCTGGCAGATACCCTCATATAAAGACTCCGAGCCCTTGATGACCTTCATTACACTCCTTCAGCAGGTACTGTTTAAACAGACTGCCTTATGGGATCTCCTCGGCACTCGAGCACTTCCAGCTGAGAATCTCTCAGATTGTTTCAGGCACACCTAGAACAATGTGCTATACCGATGACATTTTGGTAGTTGGCAAAGACCAGAGGGAACATGACGATAGGCTCTGCAAAGTTCCCCAGAAGTTTAAGAATGCAGACCTCACTCTAAATGAACACTGTGAGGTCAGAGTGAATGAAGTGAAGTTCCTGGGACATAAAATAAGCGCTAAAGGGACTGAGGTGAATCccgacaacattaaagccgttaTCAACATGCCCAAACCTCAGAGTACTGAAGGAGTGAGACGCATCGTGGGGATGGTGAACTACATTGGCAGGTTTTCTCCCTGCCTGCCCccagccagatggagaatacagaccagtgatgtacatgtctgtgtaggagtctgactcccagtgaaacccgatacgcACTGATCAAAAAAGAGGCCCTTGGTGTGACACGGGCCTGTAAGTGAATGATCATATGTCTCTTGGGATTGGACGTCACGGTGCATACAGACCACAAGCTCCTGATCTCCTTCATAGGTTCTTGACCACTTGATGACTTTCCTCGAGGAACTCAGACTCAGACTGAGGATGAAAAGATTCAAATAAAGAATCATACATGTTACAGGATAACAACAGGTGGCAGCTGGTGTGTGACCACAAGCTCCACTTGGATCCGAAAACAcgagggagagtgacacactggaaagggagagtgacacactgggaagggagagtgacacactggaaagggagagtgacacactggaaagggagtgtGGAGTCTATATCGATCATGTCATGGAGCACATTCCTGTGACAGAAAGAGGTTTTTGTCTcttaattctttttttacttaattctattttacatttTCTCAGCTCAGTGTTTTTCTTGGGAGGAAACATGTGCTGATTCCAAAGTTTTAATTTTCTGTTCTAGTTCTGTCTCGAgagctttttcctttttctttttgtatgctAATTATTCTACCTCGAGTTATAGCCTTTGACGTCTCCCAGAGTCTGTAAGCAGAGATACCAGGCAGGTCATTTGTTTCAATAAATGTTGTCCAATCTTTTTTAATAACTTCTAGAGACTCTGAGTCCGTTAGTAATGATGTATTCAGTCTCCACCGTGTAAAAGGTGGTGCACTAACTTTTACAGTGACCACATTTTTCTTAAGACGCCTTAAGGCGACGGTTGTTGTGCTGAGCAGCAGAACATTTCATAAACATCTACATTAAGTGCTTTTGCAGGCTGGTTCTCAGTGCTGAGATCAGCTAGATTCCACAGACGCTCATCTGCCACGGCTGATCGCTGGTGATTTTTTACAAGTTTCAATGCTGAAAAGCTGCGCTCACAGCCTGCAGTCCTCACTGGCAAAACAACAGCAATCTGACACAGAGGATAAAGTCCAAAGAAGACGTCCTTAAAGGAGCCGGGATCCTCACTGACTCTGTCAGACTGCATGGCTTCACTTTACTATCTGCTCTGTTTCTTTCCAGTCTTTATATCTGCTGTATCTCACTTTCCAAGCCTTGCAGATCAGAGCCACCTGCCTCAGCCACTAACAAAAGCAGCTCCTCCTTTAAGAGTCGTTGTCTGATGGCTTAGTGCTTGTATGCTGCTCATTATGTTACAGCTGGAGTTTGAGAAGCACCTGTCCATCTCCCTCATCATGGACTCCATGCTGGGAATAAACGCTCCTTTTCTGAAGGCGTCTTTGCTGTTAACATGTCTTTGCTGTCCAGGTGTAGATGTGACAAGACGATCATATGGTCTGCTTGAGGTGTGTTTGGTTCTTTTTGGTTTGACAGTGGCAGAAATGCGGCGATCACTGCATGTTTCAGTCACTGTACCCCACAGCTCAGTAAAGCTGTCCTCTTTGCGATGTTCTCCAAAGGTCTGTCTGAGGGTGTCAGTGAGGTCGGCTGCTTAGCTAAGATCAGCCTTAGGTGACTGCAGCACGTCTGGCAGAAACTTTGCTTGACCGAGCACCTTTCTGAACACTACAAGGAGCCCTACAAAACTCAAGTCAATCTGAGACTGCAGTCCTCTGGCttctgcagctctctggggatCGGCATCATCTAAAATCTCACCCGGCAGCCTTAGTCCAGCACTCAGCCTCTCCGTAAGGTTTCTACACGCAGCACGGCAGCAGGCCCATCTAGTCTCACTGAGCCTTTGCAGTTCCCCTGGGCCCCACTGAACATATATTTCTGAACATCCAGCCATTTCTTGTGAACATATGAGCCTGACATGAACACATACAGTCTTTCCAGCAAAGAGAAGAAAACATGCAGctacagggacatttttcacacagtcaacaatgacaagatgcaaacagtgtgggctgcagtgaacataaaatgcaTATCTGGCAACCTCTCTAACTCCTGTTTGGACCCCAGAGCATCTGCCACTCATGACCTTCACTGCTTTGGCCACCAGCTTCTCTCTGTATTCCAGCCCAAACTTATCCAGACATAGaaaagaatagaatagaatagaatggcTACTTCATTGTCATTCAGAACATACACCGGTTAGTTCACATCAGAGCAAAATTACGTTGCATTGACTCATCATCGGCCCAGCAGAGTGAATTAAAAAAGAATATATACTGGAATTAAcatagaatatgcataaaaatatatcaacagcactatagcagcaaacaccagtgtacatcagcgtttcagacatattgcactAGACAATTGAAAAAAAGCAGCTCTGGAAAGTgacgtgtggatggatggagagaggcggagtctggggtggggggggctgccttGAGGTATTGAGAGTTCAGGAGTGGCTTGAGGAATGAAACTCTTAGAGAATCTGACTGTCCTGGTCCTGATGCTGCAAAGCCTcttcccagagggcagcagggcgaacagtccatggtgggggtgggcggagtctctgatgatgtcacaggctctgctgagacagtgtttgtgcgcaatgtcctggatggatggaagagaagtcccgatgatcctctctgcaggcctcaccactctctgcagccatttcctgtctgaggctttcgagctgccaaaccagatggagatacagctggtcagcacgctctctatggtgcctcggtagaaggtgctgaggatgggagaggaaagctctcttcatccggaGGAGGAAGTACAAACGCTActgagcccgtttaaccggtgatgttgtgtttggtgaccagtccagactgtcagttatctgcacccccaggaatctgacgctgctgaccaCCTCTACAGCACTGttgtctgtttgtctgagttttcaccaggcgctgtagtttcctcccacggtccaaaagcattcaagaggggttgaatggtgagtctaaattggtcctgtagttgtgtgtgcaccctgtggtgtgttggtgattccccaggggtggttcccacttgtgcccagtgttcttgggataggttccagtccccaggcaaccccagttggaattaagtggcttcagaaaatggatggatggacactaaaccccctgtagaagcccatgtaaactgatatggttactttttccacgctacatttatcatattgggaaaaattcaaatgcatagcagcggcccttctacctccgacgagctaaaaggtgtggcacaagtccccttatcctcgggacactttataactgtgtcatcaagagcatcctaactggatgcgtcgccggctggtatgatagccacaccacctaccccagcaaagctctgcaagaagtagcacggtgtggggaatatcattatgagatgagcttcctgtcagggtcagctcctgttgtcccagtcttgcatccatagcttctggctttgaccttgaataggataagtgctacagccaatggatggatattccatacttacatgcacttcacacattaatgtcaaatgagagtataattttctttacatgcactattaagtattaacatggtctatatgagtaattatgtaactaatattaaataaatttaaagaatatataccatgcagtgttggcctcccatctgcagggtaggccacacgaatcccagccatagtctgtgcctatgtgtatagactttgcatgtcctgaatatgtcacattagacatggattgatatcaagcttggtacttcatgattaaagctaaatcaataacgtaaaacattcccatttaaatattcaattgcttggaaaaaggcctatttaccaattaaaccagtagcaatagcacataaatccattaaatacacagcttaagtttaatttggtctccgatattacaaaacctcatgaataatacactgacattaggtctatatatttgtgtgttgttttccccattagcctagcctactttttgtctctggggaaaaggatacgaatgaactcgcatgtacgctaaacatgactttatacacaaacacggaatgtagtgtccagtgttcaaactcattgatttcaggtcattttcacctgttgaaatgattgaagacaacaaaaagatcatttaaagcataaatgcatttattttctaattagatgtcagcaaaacatgaaacatttgtatgtagtaattgcaagaaaacaaaaagaaaacaaaatgtaccattttaagtttctggtactgtgacataacactgatatcagcgcatttaacaacgttacacatgacacgctaaactattccttctaagctaggtatcctaaactcagtacgtccaaacaaaagcaaaaacagaaatactgtcacaggtccagggcggattgagagcgacagcgtgtcatggagcaagcagaaacagagagtggacgactcactcagggattcaaaggaggaaaggggaaaaacactagagacactaataaaaacaaaagcagaccacgaggggtcaaaaacaagacaaggaacaacagtaatcaaataagaaatcggtcggtgggtcacaagctttttttttttttttttccctccaccaccccccctctgcggaggaccactttattgtgcccgagatgttatttcaggtggagtctaggacccaacctgacacgtgtgtatagacaaacaggcacacacatatacaagcatacgttcccaccctcatgcagacataaacaaatatttacacattcacccaacatttagacacacagaaatgaacgctgtacacatactctcactccccatatatactctatgtggacccctatttttcctctggcgaggagaccagaagatcaccccggatctcgcagcagccgagaagcccaccagcccagaccccgaccagacggccagctcttcctctcagcccccagccccaaatggcgaacagggaacgggggtgtgaaaagaccccatgcccccctttgcccgctcagatgtggtgttggtgtgtgttgttctaaagtgcttttaaaacaggtgaagggcatggcactaaccaccccctgccgaccaacagctggtgttagctccgcctctccccagagccctcaatgtctgtgtgtgattaaaattgagatgtgggccctggcaccagaggtaaggctgaatgaacagaccgccctctggatgccattctgtgtgcccatccccaacgccctaaatgtatgtgtcatgagagagtaagtaatgagagtgtctacgttgtagtgtatgaatgaggtacaggtggtcgcgaagggacagaggaggaatacctaccctgcatcccagcaacgcacctacacctcaaagccctacatgtgtggtggtgtgatggagcgggaggagggaagcatttagggatggggaggaaaggaatgggggggggcaaaatacctccccccccggagccagctcccccgctgacccccataagcactccccgttccccgaaatccatccagggaggggggcccaggcccatccagaccggggcccaaagcagcagcaccaccgggccccacagagcccaaggcgccccaccggaccccactacaaaggaaaagctacccccaccccagcattcagtcaactcccagactgcacaagacaaaagacatccaaagacattgtacctctctgaaaggtagaaacgtttcaccgctcgtccaggcagctttgcatgtgcaaatgcacaacccctcactcaacagaggtagaggcattaggcacaacctgtctccaatttaacctgcggccctctcatcatttgccaaaacaaaaataattcccaggaaaaaaacagacccaattcacacctccaccaggtggaccacccttaacgacccactctattggagtaggagggactggttacatctacccgcaactccccccccccgccactttgtttcactcaacgagcccccttatactacttacccaggaggataaatatgtggacacttactacctccctcaggctgaagaagctgcttggataagcagcgaaacgtttctaactttcagagacaagtccagttgccacgagtcaaccaccagagagtatggtctaaggttgcctggtctttctgttcctctgtggcgaagggtaccttaagggtaccttcaccacattgccatttgatactgacaccttcacattgcctgcttctaaatcgccaatgatcagttcttccaataataatttgtccaccttagtttcaacaatatccaaatttatagcattcagctggatttcactgtttataacttttactgccacatccacaatttccaattcaaatgctttttcaaaagccttttctctagtttcctccacttcaacttctccaatttgtacttgcacaatttcaaaattaaatttactttgatctaaatattcgagatcaaactggcagaggtctaccagcacagctcctatcttcagactgtcttgatggttgtctacaggctttatggagattgtcctgttatttatcacaaaagcctccaacccatgtacatctatccctttatccctcccaagctggctagtgggtggagttacttgggagcactcctcttcatcaccccagcagatgatctcttcccatttgtcccaggctgcccaataagcatcatccgtccagctaactgccttggcaattcgccttcgggaatgtgactcagtggaactgtcagcctggtcagaaggtgattctgctggggagcacagctctttctcatctccccagtcaatcacctctccccacttgtcccaagttgcccagtatctgtcgtcgctccagcaaacagctttctcaaatcgtctgattctgaatgaggaaaaacaacatacaggcaatgcaatggagctgtcagtcactcctgacatgtggactacacttctgcactgacccacaccttcccaatcaacaaccgcattactgcacaggcagagctgctatctttggtcagctggctggcgtgagattctcaattccagacaagtctgcacattcatctccatatgtgtaacagtcttactagcttgtaaatagtctggagggtttgcagactaccccaacacttttgatggagctaattttaggtttataatggaacaaaacagattgactacaagacatcttgagtgagggttggcaaccctgcatatgacactaactaacctgcacataaaattttaatataatccaaacaatatactgaattttacacaaacatatttcaatatacagtcatacctcggctcacgaacttagttcctgaTGTGAAAAGTGTgtgacctcaatcaatttctccatttcaattaatgtaaatgtgtattatgttcaatatgtttaaacttcagaaacgctgcatttccttcaatttttaatatttttccgtgaccaagaatccatccatccattttccaaaccgcttatcctactgggctgcctatcccggaagcaatgggcacgaggcagggaaaaatcgaggatgggggggccagcccattgcagggcacactcacacaccattcactcacacatgcactcctacgggcaatttagcaagtacccggaggaaagcccacgacgacatggggagaacgcgaccaagaatatagacttaaattaaaataaccttacctgtaacaaataatgctgttggcacgtcaaactgtcggtgcagcggtaagaaaatcgggagaagactaacaataatagaggatttataaatggaaaaataagttcacacaacacgttattcaccatgaactaggacatatcgccgtctttctctttaggtcactctatacatacatacatacatacacttcgagcacgcgcagtacaactcaacGCCCCCTACCatacaatcaaattatgacagactgtgcacatataactgagagcatacatttacatttacatgctaacaaatgctaaattaaataaaacattaaaactgagcatacgctggtcgctcgaaagacgccaaaacacggaaaagaaccacaaaacatccccccaaaaaacgaaacaatcaacattaaaagactgagtaacagtcaaatgcagtaatttcgaaaatatgatttttttttattattatactggacatttcttcgcgtttcgggtggttctttggggagctttcattggacccttttcgggacgtttgtgggttcgcggcccgaaatacggttcgacaaccggtacaaaacattttggaacatttggttcgtaacccgatttattcgtgatcaggactgttcgtgggtcgaggtaccactgtgcatacaaagacagataataaataataagataagttatacgataaaattggagcagaaatgcaacgtaccttgccatcttggtgcagaaaagcaagtgaagccgcgtctttcaaaccggtagcttcccacgtgcggaggcatcaaatgtaaccaagcaacaacataactaaataataacatcataatacgtatagttgttatataataatgacagctttataagttttttatttacttttagaagtaaataagaaaaaattgtgtaagaactgcaaagcaagaatatagtagtaagcatgaatcacacattcagctctggataatatcagacaatgacttaaagacacgtgaaatgaactgcactcttggagtctgtctctccccaaagcactatgcacggtaacttgtttaatatgggaattataaaatgacactttggtaacatttcaaactgttgtatcgcgatacatagcgatcagtatgtcgaactgtcacgcccagctcgtacgatcctcatgtgtgccacgcccccctgattatccacgtgtgcttccccattatacccagctgcgtccaattattttcgcccagtcctgtctatttcagtccatgtcttgctttcgttcctggtccgtcattgatgttagttagtcgatgttcgtgcttcgtcccaTTTTAAggctaataaatcccagtttccccgtgttctgcctgcctgtttcctgcccgtgcgatcgcgctcgcaaccagcccaaaacctgacatgaacaaggttatacatcacacaagcttcccacaagaacctgtaattagactaagcgcgtaccacactgggcccggctgccttatacggcaaccgagcacgatcgcatcccgcccccctccccagttctgcccccctgttgcacttactggtccggacgcgagcacgttttgtcatcaacctgcaattttttgtgtgaaagaaacataagaagcaaagctgtgtaccacagtagggtagaattcatggttaatttcgtggcttatttggggcggttttgagtatgatgacacacacagatttgtcaagtatacaaagcagaggtttttatttattcgtgctgcacgtataggaagatccacactttatGAAATttctcaggcagactgatgctgcgcgggataccggtgccaaaaaggtattgcggtaccgcatttttgaaagctgttcggtattacattacattacatttctttagtacttgtactaattacactattttcgcttccgctaactatgggatcatgacgatggactctatatagcaaaaccactgccgaaactaagttatacactaagttagatctgcacccatcatgctatataaaatactaaaacgtcagctagttaagtatgatgtccatagcttcacgtcagtgatttatgtcagggatatacattgacgtcatcaaagtttgatgtttgaataataaatagataataaagcataatgtgctgcgtgggaagtgttttatatgtgatcaggtcatcagagctgtattatgggatgtcaccaagacaggtaatgctaatacttaaaagtaaatagcataatcatacaatgataagaaagagaataaggcaaaaatatttcttgaaatttggcctgagggtggcgctagagtgatggatggattgaacccaaatttggtatgaatagttggaactgacctctattgatgtgccaaatttcaaaaaagctgccaatcagctctatgggctgccatagactcccatggcaaaaagcataataatagtgaaaactactaaaaactataggtatcataataataatagactgtcatctctaaattgcttaaagtgtgtgagtgagtgcattccctgcaatggactggcatcccatccaaaagtataccattgtgtcctatgctacctgggataagctccaggccctcgtctccaggatatgcggtacgaggatggatgaataataatcatccatccacccatcgattttccaaatcgcttatcctattcggtcacgggaggtccggagcctatcccggaagcaatgggcacgaagcatggaacaacccaggatggggggccagcccatcgcagggcacactcacacaccattcactcacatttagcaactccaattagcctcagcatgtttttggactgtggggggaaaccggagtacccggaggaaaccccacgacgacatggggagaacatgcaaactccacacacatgtaacccaggcggagactcgaacccacgtcccagaggtgtgaggcaacagtgctgaccactgcaccaccatgccgcccctaccttcttccaattTGAAACAAATGAAGCCTTTTCAGGTTACTGTAATCAGTTTTACACCACACATTTACAaatgcactgtaaaaaaaagtgCTGTTTTTACAGGAAAACACTGGCAGCTGGGGTTACCAGGGACTTCGTGTAAAAAATACAGCAGCACAATAGATCGCTTTACAGATGCAATATGTAAATTGATTTACagtaaatgaaaaacacattaaaaactgttaaatctacaaaaaaaaacttaatatcACACAATGATGTTATATATAAATAGACTATTTCCTGTATCTTTTACATGTAATAATTGCTTATTGTGGATCCATAAATTGTAAAATTAACAGGGAAATATCAAACAAAAAACTAATTTAAACTGGTAGAACAACGTCAAAACTGTGCATATTAAATGGAGCTGTTCTgtatattatacatacatacatgctgtattttatgttttaatgtAAAATTTTAGTCAAACCTAATTAACAAACTAATTACTGCTATTCCTATAGCTAAACATGCAAAAATACATCTTGAGAAAAGACAAGAGAGGAAAATATCACTTTTGGGAAATTTATTTTGCAGCCAATAAAGCAAATGACAACAGTTGGATGCATTTTTTCCAACTAACATAATATGCAAGGCGCACAGCAACTACACAATTGAATCAAAAGCTATAAAGCTGTTGAACATTCCTGCAAAGCAAGAACCATGTTCATGAAAAAAGCATTTGTACACTCTACCAGAAAAAGTTAAATAACCTGTTaagattttaaaacaaaaatgacatATTGTGCCAAAATGATCATAATcaccatgcaatgcaacacgcaCCCTGCTGTCACCACAACCATGGCCTTGGTCaaagaacacatcaggaaaaccACCTGTGGTGAAACAAACCTACACAGGTGGTCTAGAAACACTGCAGTAGCagcatggttaaaaaaaacaaaacaaaactggaACATTCCTTCAAAGCAAGAACATCTTCATGAATTCATTCATGAATTGGCTTCATGCATTCGACCAGAAAAAGGTTTAAGTACACATTGTGGATTTAACAAAGTAAAACTAACAGTCCACAGAGAGTCAATACTTAGGCTTAGCGCCACTCGTGGTCGACGAGATCCTGAATCAGGGTGAGGACTCGAGGGTTCACACTGAGATGATGCTTCGAGTTTTTGTTCTCTACTTTGGTTCCTTTTTCTGGGTTCATGCAGAAGAAACACCTGTAGAATAAAAAGTATATTAAGCGTTTTGTAATTGATCAGTTAAAATATAAGTACAAAGTAAGTAAGTAAAAATTAAGTATATACGTATATAtacacagtca from Brienomyrus brachyistius isolate T26 unplaced genomic scaffold, BBRACH_0.4 scaffold37, whole genome shotgun sequence harbors:
- the LOC125722192 gene encoding uncharacterized protein LOC125722192 → MARIRRFEKAVCWSDDRYWATWDKWGEVIDWGDEKELCSPAESPSDQADSSTESHSRRRIAKAVSWTDDAYWAAWDKWEEIICWGDEEECSQVTPPTSQLGRDKGIDVHGLEAFVINNRTISIKPVDNHQDSLKIGAVLVDLCQFDLEYLDQSKFNFEIVQVQIGEVEVEETREKAFEKAFELEIVDVAVKVINSEIQLNAINLDIVETKVDKLLLEELIIGDLEAGNVKVSVSNGNVVKVPLRYPSPQRNRKTRQP